Within the Desulfocurvus vexinensis DSM 17965 genome, the region TATAGCGCAGTTTCATGACCAGTCCTCCGCGATCCGGAGATGTTCGGCCAGAAGCTGGTCGTCGATCAGGCGGAATCTCTCGGCATTTTTCTTCCTGTAGGCGATCCAGCGTTGCCAGTCCGCCGCGAGTTCGGGCTCCGAGACCGGCTCGATCATTTCGACATGGTGAATGCGGCCCAGGTTGTCGGTCAGATCGACAATTAGCCACCCTTCGGCCTTCTTACCGTCATGTTCGGCTGTCAGGGTGTCTTCCACCCGGACATCCACCACCTTGATGGTGTGGGCGTGCTGGAAGCCCTCGTCGTAACCGAGCGCCTTCCACAACAGCCAGAAATCGGTGCGCAGATGGTTGCCAGCAGCGTCGAAATGGGGTGCGATCCGGGTGACGGTGAAGCTGTCCACCAGGGTATCCAGAAAGAGATCCCCGGATTCTCTGACCGTCATGCGGCTGCCCCGGCTGTTGAACCAGTGCAGCGATTCCTGCAGCCGCCGTTTCTCCTGCTCGATAAAGTCCTTCATGGTCATTGTTTGCGTTTGCTCCAGCTTTGCGGGGTATGGACGATGTCCTCCACCTTGCGCCCGTCGGGCAGTTTCTTGATGCCACGCCTGGTGAAACTCTGGATGATCTCCCGGCGTTCGTTGTCGCTTCTGGCCACGATGAACTCGATGTTGTCCAGCAGTGTCACCGAGTATTTGAAGATGGTCTCGTTGCCATGGCGCTGCGAGAATCGCTTCCAATCATCGATACTGGCTCCCCGGTTGCGCTGCACGTAGTCGTCGATCACCTTGCCGTAGGCGTCATGGTCATAGCTGATGGCGTCCATGCGCCGCAGCATCTGTTTCTTGAAGTAGAGGGCCGGTGAGGCGTCGCTGGCCGGTTGCTTCTTGATTCGGGTGAAGAAATAGCTCGCGCCACCGGTCTGCATGTCGGCCACCGGGGACATTCCTCCCGGAGCCACGCCCATGCGCATCTTCTCGACCGTGCTGACCATGGCTCCGTTGTTCTCCATGATCAAGTCGATGAAGCCGGACATGCTCTCACCGTTGGTCAGATCGTGGACCAGCGAATAGCCCTTCATCTGTTTTTCCAGGTCCTCCTCGGTGATGTCGAACCGGAACTGGTGCCGGTATCCGCCCTTGGCGTCGCGGTCCAGAAAGCCCGCCTGATATTCGCCCAGCGGGTTGTATCCGGAAAGCTGGGTGATGTCCTGGACGCCCAGTTCCTTCTGCCAATAGCCGCGCAGGGCCTGGACCCGCTCGGTGGTGGTGGCGTTGCGGTCGTCGAGGGATTTCTGCAGCCGTTTGAAGTCGGCGCTTTTGTCGGTCTTGCGTATGTAGGCGAGCTTTTCGAGATACATCTGCTCGGCGTTTTCCGCCGTGGCCACCCGGGTATCGATGCCGAGCTGTTCGAGCTTTTCCAGCATCGCCTCGACCCGTCCGGGGGTGGCGTCGCCTTCCAGGATCATTTCCAGCTCGCCGCGCTGGGCATAGAGGTTGGTGTCCGACCAGGGGCGATAGCGGACCCGGGTGCCGTCCTCGAAGGTGACGGTGTACTGGTGTCCGTCCTGCATGCGGGAGTTGTGATTGAACAGCGCCCGATTGTCGATGTCGTCGGCCTCTACAGTGATGGTGCCGGAACCGATCCTGCGCTTGGTGTGGGTCACCTTGCCGCGCTCCACCTTAAACGGCGGTTTCTCCTTGGGTTTCTGCGCGTCGAGCTTGGGCAGATACTGTTCGAAAACGCCATTGGTGGCCCGGTCCCAATCGACGGACTCCTCAATCTCCTTCACCCATTTCAGATAGTGGTCCGCCATCTCCTTGACCTTGGGGTCGGCGCTCTTCTGCAGGGTCTCCAGTTTCTTGCGCAGGCGCAGGGCCTTGTCGATCTTGGTCCGGTTGTACTTGCCGTCGCCCACGTGGAAGTTGACGTTTTTGACGGCGTCCAGAATCGTCGGAAAGAAGCTGTCTTCGACCAGCGGCTGTCCCTTTTCACCGGCCGCCGTCTGCACATACCTGCGCAGCACCTCGTCGATGCGGCGGTCGGTATCCGGCCGGATCTTCATCTTGACCACGGTGCGCTTCTTCCCCTTGAAGCTCTCGGTGAAGATCAGCGCGTTCTGGTCTTCCACGTCGCCGCTGTCGAAGGGCAGCGTCTTGCCCTGCCAGCCGAGCTTGCGGGCCTCCTCGACCAGGGCTTCCTCTGTTGAGGAGAGCAGCTTTTTCTTGCCGGTGGCGGTACTCAGCTTGTCGAAACGGAACCCCCGATCCCCCAGCACATCGGCGTAATAACCCTCGAAGTCCCGCCGGAGATTGTGTTTCCGCTCCAGGGCCAGATCGTAGAAATGCCGCAGCCCGGCCGGGTCCTTGGCGAACCGTCCCTCGGCGTAGGGCCGCAGCAGATCGAGGTAATCCTCGTCGGCGATCCTTTCGACCTCCTGGATGTAGCGCAGGGTCGCGTTCGGATCGACCCGTACCTTCCCTTCCTTGGCCGCCCGGAAGACCTTGTTGTAAAACGGCTCTTCCTCGCCGCAGACGCCGTTGGGGTGATAGTCGAGCGAGAGCTTGTCCTGGCCCAGAAACTTGAATGCCTGGCCTTTGTCGATGCCGTAGACGCGACCGTCCCGAGCACGGATGAACTGCTTGGAATGTCCGTCGTGGTTAGCGATCAGCCAGTCGACCACATGCTCGCGCTGGATCTGCTCCAGTTCGATGGTGGTCAGATCCTGGGGCAGGATGTTGCGAAAATCGAAGTCGTCCCGCAGATCCGTGCGCCATTTCTGGATGGAGCCGGTGCGACCGTTCAATTGGATGGTGCGCACCTCGATGGAATGATGGTCGATCAGGCGACCGATCTTGTAGGCGGCTTCCTCTCCGAAGGCGATGAACTCATCGTCCTTGCGGCCAATGGGCTTGAACAGCCATTTGTCGCCGTTCTCATCGGTCCAGAACTCCTTTTCGTGTGCGCCGCCGACAGCGGCCTTGCCGGATTTCTTGAATTTCGAAGACAGACCCTTCTGCTGCCACGCGGTATCGACGGTGGCGAACTCCGCGCCTTTCTTGCCGATCTTGGGCTCAGGCGGCTTGACCGGGATCGGCTGTGGAGCCGGTTTCGGCGTTTCCGTCTTCGGCGTGGCGGGCTTGGCCGGTGCGGTTTTCTTCTTGCCGCCATGCTTTTCGGCCCAGGCTGCGTGCTTGGTGTCGATGCTGGCCTGAACCGCCTTGATTTTCGCCGGGTCGGTCTCGGTGAAGAGCGTAGTCAGCTCGTCTTTGTTGGCCCATTGCCAATACTGGACCTTGGTCTCCTTGGCGAGCGTCTTGAGCTCCGCCGATTTCAGCTTGCCGACCTGGTCCTGGAAGAGCTGTTTTTTGAAGCCGATTTCCTTGCTGTGGGCCACAAGCAGTTCCTGGGGCAGATCGGTGCCACCGGAAACCGCTTGTTCCGCCTTGGCAATCGCGTCGAGGAAATCCTTGTATCCGGTCGGCGTGTC harbors:
- a CDS encoding phage head morphogenesis protein, coding for MAIARTKADFIKLLDLAEPGIDHGDLAGAALSAKLKEHKIGLLRTKEELVELLGLKQAELKQAKLLAAQMAKIPPAEGLEGMTAQQLKEMAKENGISLNMTKQETIELLDKLEPGVDHSGLMGKELAAAKQKHGIGILKNKQQLVEALQKKAGADMAESVKKKAVDEAKQKLILKQKTALEDAAKAVVVPDTPTGYKDFLDAIAKAEQAVSGGTDLPQELLVAHSKEIGFKKQLFQDQVGKLKSAELKTLAKETKVQYWQWANKDELTTLFTETDPAKIKAVQASIDTKHAAWAEKHGGKKKTAPAKPATPKTETPKPAPQPIPVKPPEPKIGKKGAEFATVDTAWQQKGLSSKFKKSGKAAVGGAHEKEFWTDENGDKWLFKPIGRKDDEFIAFGEEAAYKIGRLIDHHSIEVRTIQLNGRTGSIQKWRTDLRDDFDFRNILPQDLTTIELEQIQREHVVDWLIANHDGHSKQFIRARDGRVYGIDKGQAFKFLGQDKLSLDYHPNGVCGEEEPFYNKVFRAAKEGKVRVDPNATLRYIQEVERIADEDYLDLLRPYAEGRFAKDPAGLRHFYDLALERKHNLRRDFEGYYADVLGDRGFRFDKLSTATGKKKLLSSTEEALVEEARKLGWQGKTLPFDSGDVEDQNALIFTESFKGKKRTVVKMKIRPDTDRRIDEVLRRYVQTAAGEKGQPLVEDSFFPTILDAVKNVNFHVGDGKYNRTKIDKALRLRKKLETLQKSADPKVKEMADHYLKWVKEIEESVDWDRATNGVFEQYLPKLDAQKPKEKPPFKVERGKVTHTKRRIGSGTITVEADDIDNRALFNHNSRMQDGHQYTVTFEDGTRVRYRPWSDTNLYAQRGELEMILEGDATPGRVEAMLEKLEQLGIDTRVATAENAEQMYLEKLAYIRKTDKSADFKRLQKSLDDRNATTTERVQALRGYWQKELGVQDITQLSGYNPLGEYQAGFLDRDAKGGYRHQFRFDITEEDLEKQMKGYSLVHDLTNGESMSGFIDLIMENNGAMVSTVEKMRMGVAPGGMSPVADMQTGGASYFFTRIKKQPASDASPALYFKKQMLRRMDAISYDHDAYGKVIDDYVQRNRGASIDDWKRFSQRHGNETIFKYSVTLLDNIEFIVARSDNERREIIQSFTRRGIKKLPDGRKVEDIVHTPQSWSKRKQ